In the genome of Myroides phaeus, one region contains:
- a CDS encoding DNA modification system-associated small protein yields MDKGLDAMFIHYGIRREDMAIIKNICEANEIDYDWFKDEILKEYHEIKMRNQETEEITIQKIIEKALKNK; encoded by the coding sequence ATGGATAAAGGATTAGATGCCATGTTTATACACTACGGTATTCGTAGAGAAGACATGGCTATTATAAAAAATATTTGTGAGGCGAACGAAATTGATTATGATTGGTTTAAAGATGAAATTCTTAAAGAGTATCATGAAATTAAAATGAGAAATCAAGAAACCGAAGAAATTACAATACAAAAAATCATAGAGAAAGCTTTAAAAAATAAGTAA
- a CDS encoding DEAD/DEAH box helicase: MYTLLDFQEKAVNALQNHVIEALEIATPQTPVLLKAPTGAGKTVMAAALLERIVDQAHLHPGLDNNMAFIWFAPNTLHVQSYDSLNQLYEEQRRLNCLNLNELAANPVLNPGDLLFANWSSLSSATNIWRKENESNTNLESLIENTRQNGTKILLIIDEAHLSAFTGTQAKAVRELIAADVEILITATPSGEQTVKAGDYMVNVPRKDVIDQELIKKSVRLNIGLNPDEQNGDNVHIHLLRKAFQKKTELQKLYDQEVGKGVVNPLILIQLPSDKTSLSDEDKTIREVIEGLLNVEYKISTANGRLAIWLSGEKDKDGLEEMNGLQDVLIFKQAIAQGWDCPRAAILVSYRNVQSPDFGIQTVGRILRMPHRKHYTNDDLNHGYVYTNIQTNQIKFVPSDADYFDKLLATRQDDKGWVYTHLKTAQMINDRKTSATLTSVFQTIFFNVMETKYGVKQLPELDLFTPRESDDADVLALKEKNTKLMREKGWEFDIISHQITIPTDIRVDPYQVNAIAVNAQNSKDFAITSEEFRQYFDRFCYDSITLLIKEKSWRKMRETLINFAEYYLQAFEFDARKIYLFPHNKALILDDIRVALEEYNKYQHEQEVVNRRVEYSDWSIPKERFYSEKHTREEIAIHALTPFYELNNASTPEKLFKDFLIQNEDKIEYWYKNGDSGREHFAVDYTDIAGVKRLFFVDFIIRTKDGRIGLFDTKTLKSDIADANKHNALRRWMNENGSEYFGGVLIPVEQANVWKFYYSEFDLEENKYIESITGFTDFQSKI, from the coding sequence ATGTACACTTTATTAGATTTTCAAGAAAAAGCAGTAAATGCATTACAAAATCATGTAATAGAAGCGTTAGAAATTGCTACACCACAAACACCTGTATTACTAAAAGCTCCTACGGGGGCAGGCAAAACGGTAATGGCTGCTGCTTTACTAGAACGCATTGTAGATCAGGCACATTTACATCCTGGCTTAGATAACAACATGGCGTTTATATGGTTTGCACCAAATACCTTACATGTACAAAGTTATGATTCCTTAAATCAATTATACGAAGAACAAAGACGTTTAAATTGTTTAAATCTTAACGAACTTGCTGCAAATCCTGTACTAAATCCTGGTGATTTGTTGTTCGCCAATTGGAGCAGTTTAAGTTCTGCTACTAATATTTGGCGTAAAGAAAATGAATCCAATACCAATTTAGAATCGTTAATAGAAAATACACGTCAAAATGGTACAAAGATTTTATTAATTATTGACGAAGCACACCTAAGTGCATTTACGGGAACACAAGCCAAAGCAGTACGTGAATTAATTGCAGCAGATGTAGAAATTTTAATTACAGCAACACCAAGTGGAGAGCAAACAGTAAAAGCGGGAGATTATATGGTAAATGTACCTCGTAAGGATGTTATCGACCAAGAATTAATCAAAAAATCGGTTCGATTAAACATTGGGTTAAATCCAGACGAGCAAAATGGAGACAATGTTCATATACATTTATTGCGTAAAGCTTTCCAAAAGAAAACTGAATTACAAAAATTGTATGATCAAGAAGTTGGCAAAGGTGTTGTTAACCCTTTAATTTTAATTCAATTACCTTCAGATAAAACATCTCTATCTGATGAAGATAAAACCATCCGTGAAGTAATAGAAGGTTTATTAAATGTGGAATACAAAATTTCTACAGCTAACGGTCGTTTAGCCATTTGGTTATCTGGCGAAAAGGATAAAGACGGTTTAGAAGAAATGAATGGTTTACAAGATGTTTTGATCTTTAAGCAAGCCATTGCTCAAGGTTGGGACTGTCCTCGTGCTGCCATTTTAGTAAGTTACCGAAATGTTCAATCTCCTGATTTTGGGATTCAAACCGTAGGTCGTATTTTGCGTATGCCGCATCGTAAGCATTACACAAACGATGATTTAAACCATGGTTATGTGTACACCAATATCCAAACCAATCAAATAAAATTTGTGCCTTCAGATGCTGATTATTTTGATAAATTATTAGCCACTAGACAAGACGATAAAGGTTGGGTATATACCCATTTGAAAACGGCACAGATGATTAATGACCGTAAAACGTCAGCAACGTTAACTTCTGTTTTTCAAACCATTTTCTTTAATGTTATGGAAACAAAGTACGGTGTAAAACAATTACCTGAATTGGATTTATTTACACCACGTGAAAGTGATGATGCAGATGTACTTGCATTAAAAGAAAAGAATACAAAATTGATGCGTGAAAAGGGATGGGAATTTGATATTATTTCGCACCAAATTACTATTCCTACTGACATAAGAGTAGATCCCTATCAGGTAAATGCGATTGCTGTAAATGCTCAAAACTCGAAAGATTTTGCCATTACAAGCGAAGAGTTTAGGCAATATTTTGATCGTTTCTGCTATGACAGTATTACTTTATTAATTAAAGAAAAATCATGGCGTAAAATGCGTGAAACCTTAATCAATTTTGCAGAGTATTATTTACAAGCATTTGAATTTGATGCACGTAAAATTTATTTATTTCCTCACAACAAAGCGTTGATACTAGATGATATCCGTGTGGCATTAGAAGAATATAATAAATACCAACATGAGCAAGAAGTAGTTAATCGTCGTGTAGAATATTCAGATTGGTCTATTCCCAAAGAACGTTTTTATTCAGAAAAGCATACACGAGAAGAAATTGCCATTCATGCATTAACGCCTTTCTACGAATTAAATAATGCTTCTACTCCTGAAAAGTTATTTAAAGACTTTCTAATTCAGAATGAAGATAAAATTGAGTATTGGTATAAGAATGGTGACAGTGGCCGTGAACACTTTGCTGTCGATTATACAGATATAGCAGGTGTGAAACGTTTGTTTTTTGTCGATTTTATTATTCGAACAAAAGATGGTCGTATCGGATTATTTGATACAAAAACACTTAAATCTGATATTGCAGATGCGAATAAACACAATGCTTTGCGCCGTTGGATGAATGAGAATGGATCAGAATATTTTGGCGGGGTTTTAATCCCAGTAGAACAAGCTAATGTGTGGAAATTCTATTATTCTGAATTTGATTTAGAGGAAAATAAGTACATTGAATCAATTACAGGATTTACTGATTTTCAATCGAAAATTTAA
- a CDS encoding AAA family ATPase: MLITRIAAKNYKTYKDLDLDLSVKPDKPIVLIGGQNGGGKTTLFQAIYAAMYGLEVKNEDHFKRLISASVPFTNDLKIELEIDFKGKVLHQEYFYKIKRIYALNTQNKPVESVSLNFNGEIFTYGTATPINQRAIAEAEVNKIIKANLPKELSKYFLFDAMESGNILKEDYLSRVIKENIENVMGFNKYTYLLNATSKVKQKYIEESIDIEAEREEYKTLVDAKESHENNIKKLNEEYQNKLGYSINNKELYGKAKQGVNLQKEYQERIQFLQKKIEELKDKQVIYLANVTKYTNDVEIQVFLPKLIDIIREELQLIISKSESDNANHFTKVQLDFITDKLNSFILSKEYNYLDASDFSTFFINYLKSSTQDQGDTNPYNYLSVEELETIRTMLNLTSINTFSFLMQSKDDLENEFIQLPTLRAQLDEAKSHLTADDNSIIQTYESNESRLSEIKESIKNYKVEIEKLVTKINRFDIPDDEVPNPKLELCKKIEPIFAQIATALLNAKKQQIEQTMLEDLNSTLVVYADQIGRVELSENLADLTFKIYHKAGNEIFLEELNAASKQIIVQVLLKALHQFGDYNPPVMIDTVMGYLDEDSRSSLLENYFPKLSHQTILLSTDSEIRTDKDLMKIEEFISKKYTLIRNKELQLTTISEGYFNN, encoded by the coding sequence ATGCTGATAACTAGAATTGCTGCAAAAAACTATAAAACCTATAAAGATTTAGATTTAGATCTTAGTGTAAAACCAGACAAACCTATTGTGTTAATTGGTGGTCAAAATGGAGGCGGTAAAACAACTTTATTTCAAGCTATTTACGCCGCAATGTATGGTTTAGAAGTGAAAAACGAAGATCATTTTAAAAGATTAATTAGTGCTTCTGTACCTTTTACGAATGATCTAAAAATAGAATTAGAAATTGATTTTAAAGGAAAGGTACTACATCAAGAATATTTTTATAAAATAAAGCGTATTTACGCTTTAAACACACAAAATAAGCCTGTAGAATCGGTGAGCTTAAATTTTAATGGAGAGATTTTTACATACGGTACAGCTACACCTATTAATCAAAGAGCTATTGCTGAAGCTGAAGTAAATAAGATCATTAAGGCTAACCTTCCTAAAGAACTAAGCAAGTATTTTCTTTTTGATGCAATGGAGTCCGGTAATATTCTAAAAGAAGATTATCTTTCTCGTGTAATTAAAGAAAATATTGAAAATGTGATGGGCTTTAATAAATATACTTATTTATTAAACGCTACAAGTAAAGTTAAGCAAAAATATATTGAAGAGTCAATAGATATTGAAGCTGAACGTGAGGAGTATAAAACCTTAGTTGATGCTAAAGAATCTCATGAAAACAATATTAAAAAACTTAATGAAGAATATCAAAATAAATTAGGTTATTCTATAAACAATAAAGAGCTCTATGGAAAAGCTAAACAAGGGGTGAATCTTCAGAAAGAGTATCAAGAACGTATTCAATTTCTTCAAAAGAAAATAGAAGAGTTGAAAGACAAACAAGTAATTTATTTAGCCAATGTTACTAAGTATACGAATGATGTAGAAATTCAAGTTTTCTTACCTAAATTAATTGATATTATTCGTGAAGAATTACAATTAATAATATCGAAGAGTGAATCAGATAATGCAAATCATTTTACTAAAGTACAATTAGATTTTATTACAGATAAATTAAATAGTTTTATTCTTTCTAAAGAATATAACTATTTAGATGCGAGTGATTTTTCTACTTTTTTTATTAATTATTTAAAATCTTCAACGCAAGATCAAGGCGATACTAATCCATATAATTATTTATCTGTTGAAGAATTAGAAACAATACGTACGATGTTAAATTTAACATCCATAAATACGTTTAGTTTTTTGATGCAATCTAAAGACGATTTAGAAAATGAATTTATACAGCTGCCTACACTAAGAGCTCAATTAGATGAAGCTAAAAGTCATTTAACAGCTGATGATAATTCAATTATTCAAACTTACGAATCGAATGAATCAAGATTATCTGAAATTAAAGAATCAATTAAGAATTATAAAGTCGAAATTGAAAAATTAGTAACTAAAATTAATAGGTTTGATATTCCTGATGATGAAGTTCCTAATCCTAAATTAGAATTATGTAAAAAAATTGAACCTATTTTCGCTCAAATTGCAACAGCATTATTAAATGCTAAAAAACAACAAATTGAACAGACTATGTTAGAGGATTTAAACTCTACTCTTGTTGTCTATGCCGATCAAATAGGTCGTGTTGAATTATCCGAAAACTTAGCAGATTTAACGTTTAAAATTTATCACAAAGCTGGTAATGAAATTTTTTTAGAGGAACTTAATGCAGCTTCTAAACAGATTATAGTTCAAGTATTACTAAAAGCATTACATCAATTTGGAGATTATAATCCTCCCGTAATGATCGATACAGTAATGGGATATTTAGATGAAGATAGTAGATCTTCTCTATTAGAAAATTATTTCCCAAAACTTTCACATCAAACTATCTTATTGAGTACAGATAGTGAAATTAGAACGGATAAAGATTTAATGAAAATTGAAGAATTTATTTCTAAAAAATATACTCTTATTAGAAATAAAGAACTACAATTAACAACAATTAGCGAAGGATATTTTAACAATTAA
- a CDS encoding toprim domain-containing protein: protein MTCSEAKKISLVSIIDKIGAKKIKQNNGEVWYISPFRNESTASFKIDINKNIWFDHGQGIGGNVLDFIMAFYKCDLKETLRILDNESFSFHQPIFNDNAIEKEKNYEIKAIKPLTNTQLVNYIQSRYISLKIAKEYCVEVYYCLNSKSYYGIGFMNDFEGYEIRNKYVKMCLGTKAPSYFNNNSNQIVLFESWSDFLSFLTLYPNAEKHYDYLILNSVGTLNNVLIEKSNNYLYKCTNGEKDNCIKNTLYKQLKYETIICCFDNDDAGNKATEKVQNTFPNRVKDGRYLYPNYKDLNDCISTK from the coding sequence ATGACATGTAGTGAAGCAAAAAAGATAAGTTTAGTTTCTATTATAGATAAAATTGGAGCTAAAAAAATCAAGCAGAACAATGGGGAAGTTTGGTATATAAGTCCGTTTAGAAATGAAAGTACAGCATCTTTCAAAATTGATATAAATAAAAACATTTGGTTTGATCATGGACAAGGAATTGGTGGAAATGTTTTAGACTTTATAATGGCATTTTATAAATGTGATTTAAAAGAAACATTAAGGATTTTAGACAATGAATCTTTTTCTTTTCACCAGCCCATTTTTAATGATAATGCTATTGAAAAAGAAAAAAATTATGAAATAAAAGCGATTAAGCCACTAACGAATACTCAATTAGTTAATTATATACAAAGTAGGTACATCAGTCTTAAAATAGCTAAAGAATACTGCGTAGAAGTTTATTACTGTCTAAACAGTAAGTCATATTACGGAATAGGTTTTATGAATGACTTTGAAGGATACGAGATCCGAAACAAATATGTAAAAATGTGTTTAGGAACTAAAGCACCATCTTACTTTAATAATAACAGTAATCAAATTGTATTATTTGAATCGTGGAGCGATTTTTTGAGCTTCCTAACGCTATATCCAAATGCAGAAAAACATTATGACTACTTGATATTGAATTCGGTTGGGACATTAAATAATGTTTTAATTGAAAAGTCAAATAATTATTTGTATAAATGTACAAACGGGGAAAAGGATAATTGTATCAAAAACACTTTGTACAAACAATTAAAGTATGAAACAATTATTTGCTGCTTTGATAATGACGATGCTGGAAACAAAGCCACTGAAAAAGTGCAAAATACTTTTCCTAATCGTGTAAAGGATGGAAGATACTTATATCCTAATTACAAAGATTTGAACGATTGCATATCCACAAAGTAA
- a CDS encoding site-specific DNA-methyltransferase: MNKRDLIKKIKDLTDISNDEKAYLIELVNTKKKYGLVWEDKPEDVEEQLRSMLPVFKEVKERAIISDDVNTPNHILIEGDNLHALTALTYTHEGRVDVIYIDPPYNTGKENEFRYNDKWILKDDPFKHSTWLAFISKRLKIAKKLLANDGVFICHIDENEFDALNLLLETEVFTINDFLGVIVWNKLNPKGEVVGVATMHEYVLIYAKNKDQFKNLENILTRSKPNASKILNKAKQLFNKIGKKQIPETIKEVIKPFNYSKDQLKDFEVIYNLELVNTEFQTWLSKQDFSGGEKAYKFIDEKGDVFRGVSMAAPDKPETRSHRPLIHPITGKPCPVPGKGWRNPDNTMDNLLSKKLIIFGVDETKQPERKYLLKENMYEVTPSIYNNGSSDENLMKDLKLKFPYPKVTSASMYFLNNIHPNPKIILDFFAGSGTTLHATMALNAEDGGNRQCILVTNNENKIAEEVTYERNKCVIEGYTNTKGEQVEGLSNNNLRYYQADFVPSERTEMNRRLLTARSTELLCIKEDCYQELTKDFSINEKQAKIYTNDTGKYMIVVYHTRNQEEVISQLTTIISGLETTENVKVYAFSPEKEIIEDDFYKVADKITAVPLPDSIYNAYRATFRTLKLDKKEAVLLTTNQEA; the protein is encoded by the coding sequence ATGAATAAAAGAGACCTAATAAAAAAAATAAAAGACCTTACAGATATATCTAACGACGAGAAAGCCTATTTAATTGAATTGGTAAACACCAAAAAAAAGTATGGCTTAGTTTGGGAAGATAAACCAGAAGATGTAGAAGAACAATTGCGTAGTATGTTACCTGTTTTTAAAGAGGTAAAAGAACGTGCAATAATTTCTGACGATGTTAATACGCCTAACCATATCTTAATTGAAGGTGACAACTTACATGCTCTAACTGCTTTAACTTATACTCATGAAGGAAGAGTAGATGTCATTTATATTGATCCGCCATATAACACGGGTAAAGAAAATGAATTTAGATATAATGATAAATGGATTCTTAAAGATGATCCTTTTAAGCACTCTACATGGTTAGCATTTATTTCTAAAAGACTAAAGATTGCAAAAAAATTATTAGCAAATGATGGAGTGTTTATTTGTCATATAGATGAAAATGAATTTGATGCATTGAATTTATTATTAGAAACAGAAGTTTTTACAATTAATGATTTTCTTGGTGTAATAGTTTGGAACAAATTAAATCCAAAAGGCGAGGTAGTTGGAGTGGCTACAATGCATGAGTACGTATTGATCTATGCTAAAAATAAAGACCAATTTAAAAATTTAGAAAATATACTTACGAGATCTAAGCCAAATGCATCTAAAATATTAAATAAAGCAAAACAATTATTTAATAAAATAGGAAAAAAACAAATTCCTGAAACAATAAAAGAAGTTATTAAACCATTTAATTATTCCAAAGATCAATTAAAAGATTTTGAGGTTATTTATAATTTAGAATTAGTTAATACTGAATTTCAAACTTGGTTATCAAAACAAGATTTTTCAGGAGGAGAAAAAGCATATAAATTTATTGATGAGAAAGGGGATGTATTTCGTGGGGTTTCGATGGCAGCACCAGATAAACCAGAAACAAGATCTCATAGACCATTGATACATCCAATTACAGGAAAACCATGTCCTGTACCTGGTAAAGGCTGGAGAAATCCTGACAATACAATGGATAATCTTTTAAGTAAAAAATTAATAATTTTTGGAGTTGATGAAACAAAGCAGCCTGAGAGAAAATATTTACTAAAAGAGAATATGTATGAAGTAACTCCTTCTATTTATAACAATGGATCATCAGATGAAAACTTAATGAAAGACCTTAAGTTAAAATTTCCATATCCAAAGGTTACATCTGCTTCAATGTATTTTTTGAATAATATTCATCCTAATCCAAAAATTATCTTAGACTTCTTCGCAGGTTCAGGTACAACCTTACATGCAACCATGGCATTAAATGCAGAAGATGGTGGTAATCGCCAATGCATTTTAGTAACTAATAACGAGAATAAAATTGCAGAAGAGGTAACATACGAACGTAACAAATGTGTCATCGAAGGGTATACCAATACCAAAGGAGAACAAGTAGAAGGTTTATCGAATAATAACTTACGTTATTACCAAGCGGATTTTGTACCGAGTGAACGTACAGAAATGAATCGTCGTTTACTGACAGCTCGTTCGACCGAATTGCTGTGTATTAAGGAAGATTGCTATCAAGAGTTAACCAAAGATTTTAGTATCAATGAAAAGCAAGCTAAGATCTATACGAATGATACAGGTAAGTACATGATAGTAGTTTATCATACACGCAACCAAGAGGAAGTAATCTCGCAATTGACAACTATCATTAGTGGGTTAGAAACTACCGAAAATGTAAAGGTATATGCTTTTAGTCCTGAGAAAGAAATCATAGAAGATGACTTTTACAAGGTAGCAGATAAAATTACTGCTGTTCCTTTGCCAGATAGTATTTACAATGCATATCGTGCAACATTCCGTACCCTAAAATTAGACAAAAAAGAGGCTGTTTTACTAACTACTAACCAAGAAGCTTAA
- a CDS encoding ATP-binding protein gives MLTLQTGLRIAEAVQPKMDELRLKYETLVNLSKYEFDVFPFSVKGNAKYMRIALLVGLSQNYKRTDDFLKLTMTNNSIQPTLFTVHGLANTINTLIHLRYSDLNIDWEDNIKKSKVICHEILKGAEYLIQGNNLDEWLSFTKSNNGNANEIPHLNLNIGEYADDIPAYLDMNSTAITNTQILIAGTTGSGKSNLLAVLMNEIRVLSVETNYPVNFLFFDYKGEFSDVANNDWLNHFAVDRKAILDPIVEPLPFTPFKNFVQANQNEINIYSTEMANALCSIDKATISANMSNRLSEAIINAYKHTKGQPITFDLMLDCYTELQPKNDKEKVDSIKSVLSQLIRANIFSSEDHIDLINNSFIVKMDKYASDGPVGKAIVYFIISKLNSIYENLPQQANDGQRVQLRHFTIIDEAHYMLDFDNKPLRNLIAVGRNKGMSVVLATQNMEHFKSKHFDFYANAQYPLIMKQQSINDGVLKDLYGANASELQDIKQAIVSLGKGELIIKNNEAIMLGFGKKFKKFKVRHLI, from the coding sequence ATGTTAACATTACAAACAGGCTTAAGAATAGCAGAAGCGGTTCAACCTAAAATGGATGAGTTACGCTTAAAATATGAAACTCTTGTTAATTTAAGTAAATATGAATTCGATGTATTCCCTTTCTCAGTTAAAGGAAATGCAAAATATATGCGTATCGCTTTACTTGTAGGGCTTTCTCAAAATTATAAAAGAACAGATGATTTTTTAAAGTTAACAATGACGAATAATAGTATTCAACCAACATTATTTACTGTTCATGGGTTAGCCAATACGATCAATACACTAATTCATTTAAGATATAGCGATTTAAATATTGATTGGGAAGATAATATCAAAAAGAGTAAGGTAATATGTCATGAAATTTTGAAAGGTGCTGAATATTTGATTCAAGGCAATAATTTAGATGAATGGTTGTCGTTTACAAAATCAAATAATGGAAATGCAAATGAAATTCCACATTTAAACCTAAATATTGGGGAGTATGCTGATGATATACCTGCTTATTTGGATATGAATAGTACTGCTATAACTAATACTCAAATATTAATAGCAGGTACAACAGGTTCAGGTAAATCCAATCTATTAGCAGTTTTAATGAATGAAATTAGAGTATTATCAGTAGAAACAAATTACCCAGTTAATTTTTTATTTTTTGATTATAAAGGAGAATTTTCTGATGTAGCGAATAACGATTGGTTAAATCATTTCGCTGTTGATCGTAAAGCTATTTTAGATCCTATTGTTGAACCATTACCTTTTACACCGTTTAAGAATTTTGTTCAGGCAAATCAAAACGAGATAAATATTTATTCAACAGAAATGGCTAATGCACTTTGTTCAATTGATAAAGCAACTATTAGTGCAAACATGAGTAATCGTTTGTCTGAAGCTATTATAAACGCTTACAAACATACGAAAGGTCAGCCTATCACTTTTGATTTAATGCTTGATTGTTATACAGAACTTCAACCTAAGAATGATAAAGAAAAAGTAGATAGTATAAAATCTGTTTTGAGTCAATTAATTAGAGCTAATATATTTTCTTCTGAAGATCATATCGATTTAATAAATAATAGTTTTATAGTAAAAATGGATAAATATGCAAGTGATGGTCCAGTAGGTAAAGCAATTGTCTATTTTATTATTTCGAAGTTAAATTCCATTTATGAAAATCTACCACAGCAAGCAAATGATGGTCAAAGAGTTCAATTACGCCATTTTACGATAATTGATGAAGCACATTATATGCTTGATTTTGATAACAAACCATTACGTAATCTAATTGCGGTAGGGCGTAATAAAGGTATGAGTGTTGTGTTAGCAACACAAAACATGGAACATTTTAAATCAAAACATTTTGACTTTTATGCAAATGCTCAATATCCTTTAATAATGAAACAACAATCTATTAATGATGGGGTTCTAAAAGACTTATATGGAGCTAATGCATCTGAACTTCAAGATATAAAACAAGCTATTGTTTCATTAGGTAAAGGAGAATTAATTATAAAGAACAATGAAGCAATTATGTTAGGCTTTGGTAAAAAGTTTAAAAAATTTAAAGTAAGACATTTAATTTAG
- a CDS encoding BfmA/BtgA family mobilization protein: MKTKNEKETTTVALSITDNQRLTEFCKMYAIPKKDFIGIILNYLEINGINPKTHHAPKTELEKITKRLNQLFAFIKTQEKDYTRPALEAILATENRMQNSISTLATKKDLNELRVMDLLNQLLEILKKSNQEQANKILSELKTFQENTVTHLEEIKKKKGFSL; the protein is encoded by the coding sequence ATGAAAACTAAGAATGAAAAAGAAACCACAACGGTAGCACTATCAATTACTGATAATCAGCGATTAACAGAATTTTGTAAAATGTATGCAATACCTAAAAAAGACTTTATAGGCATTATATTGAACTATCTTGAAATCAATGGAATAAATCCGAAGACTCATCATGCACCTAAAACCGAATTAGAAAAAATAACCAAGCGACTAAATCAATTATTTGCCTTTATTAAAACGCAAGAAAAGGATTACACTCGACCAGCTTTAGAAGCAATTTTAGCTACTGAAAACAGAATGCAAAATAGTATATCTACCCTAGCCACTAAGAAAGATTTAAATGAATTAAGAGTAATGGATTTACTTAATCAGCTCTTAGAAATCCTTAAAAAAAGTAACCAAGAACAGGCTAATAAAATTCTATCTGAGCTTAAAACCTTTCAAGAAAACACAGTAACTCATCTAGAAGAAATTAAAAAGAAAAAAGGCTTCTCACTATAA
- a CDS encoding DUF5712 family protein has protein sequence MHIKIQGGGNGKYANSGSCSTLVSYLEHEDLDRIKKGQKVEPFFSHTEDHIKGNVIIEAIDNNKKKLCRDEAKFFMITVSPSQKEIAHLGKTPEEQSKKLKDYIRNGVMQQYAENFNKGLNAEDIMYFAKIHHERKTNKNEGNLHIHILVSRKSADGRLKLSPMTNHQNTNKGAVKGGFVRINFYTGAEKAFDEKFLYQRQREEQFDYKKQCKKGTAKEWEQLNKEKHKYNQQQKENNNQFIQNCKEQGFSEKAIDHMLQGNSIEKGNESFSIGLTDNTFQLVRFVSSMAQALQYASGSSQSLEDNRRRKRRRSI, from the coding sequence ATGCACATAAAAATTCAAGGTGGTGGAAATGGTAAATATGCTAATAGTGGAAGTTGTTCTACGCTTGTTAGCTATTTAGAACACGAAGATTTAGATCGTATAAAAAAAGGGCAGAAAGTAGAACCTTTTTTCTCACATACAGAAGATCACATCAAAGGAAACGTAATTATTGAGGCAATAGATAACAACAAAAAGAAACTATGTAGGGATGAAGCAAAATTCTTTATGATAACTGTTAGTCCAAGTCAAAAGGAAATAGCTCATTTAGGAAAAACGCCTGAAGAACAATCTAAAAAACTAAAGGATTATATCCGTAACGGAGTTATGCAACAATACGCTGAGAACTTCAATAAAGGACTAAATGCTGAAGATATAATGTACTTTGCTAAAATACATCACGAACGCAAAACAAATAAAAATGAAGGCAACCTACACATTCACATTTTAGTATCACGCAAGAGTGCAGATGGTCGATTAAAATTATCTCCGATGACTAACCATCAAAACACCAATAAAGGGGCGGTAAAAGGTGGTTTTGTACGTATAAATTTCTATACAGGTGCAGAAAAAGCTTTTGATGAAAAGTTTTTATATCAACGCCAACGTGAGGAACAGTTTGATTATAAGAAACAGTGTAAAAAAGGAACTGCGAAAGAATGGGAACAACTAAATAAAGAAAAGCACAAATACAATCAACAACAAAAGGAAAATAACAACCAGTTTATCCAAAACTGTAAAGAGCAAGGGTTTTCAGAAAAAGCGATAGATCATATGCTTCAGGGTAATTCAATCGAGAAAGGAAATGAGTCTTTCTCGATTGGATTAACTGATAATACTTTTCAACTTGTTCGCTTTGTTTCTTCTATGGCTCAAGCTTTACAGTATGCGAGTGGCAGTAGTCAAAGTCTTGAAGATAACCGTAGAAGGAAAAGAAGAAGATCTATTTGA